GCGGTCGCCGGCGCTGGCGCCCGCGAGGTCATCAACCCCGCCACCGGCGCGGCCTTCGCCCAGGCCCCGGATTGCTCCCGGGCTCAGCTCGACGAGGCGATGGAATCGGCCCAGGCGGCCTTCGGTCCCTGGAGCCGCGACGAGCAGGCCCGCCGGCAGGCCCTGCGCGACTGCGCGGCGGCCCTGCGCGCGGCCGCACCCGAAGCGGGGCGGGTGTTGACCCAAGAGCAGGGGAAGCCGCTCCAGAAGGCCATCGGCGAGTTCATGGGCTCGGCCGTCTGGTTCGACTTCACGGCCGGGTTGGAAATCCCGGTGGAAGTCGTCCAGGACGACGAGAAGGCCCGCATCGAAGTGCGCCGCCGTCCGCTCGGCGTCGTCGGAGCGATCACGCCCTGGAACTTTCCCGTCTTGCTGGGCGTCTGGAAGATCGCGCCAGCGCTCCTCGCCGGGAACACGGTGGTGATCAAGCCCTCGCCCTACACGCCGCTCTCGACGCTGGTGCTCGGCGAGATCCTGCGCGACGTCTTGCCGCCGGGCGTGCTCAACGTGGTGTCTGGCGGCGACGAGCTCGGCGCCTGGATCACCGAGCACCCGATCCCGCGGAAGATCTCCTTCACCGGCTCGGTCGCCACCGGTAAGCGCGTCGCTGCCGCGGCCGCGCCCGACCTGAAGCGCCTCACCCTCGAGCTCGGGGGCAACGACGCGGCCATCTTGCTGCCCGATGTCGATCCGGGCGCCGTGGCCGAGAGGCTCTTCTGGGGCGCCTTCGAGAACAGCGGCCAGATCTGCAGCGCGGTGAAGCGCGTGTTCGTCCACGAGGATCGCCTCGCCGACGTGCGCGACGCGCTCACCGACATCGCGCGTGGCGTCGTCGTGGGCGACGGTCTCGACGCGGCGTCTCAGATCGGTCCGATCAACAACGCGCCCCAGTTCGAGCGCGTCTGCGAGCTGCTCGAAGACGCCAAGGCCGCGGGCGCGACGATCCACGGCAGCGGCGCCCGCAGCGGCGACGGCTACTTCTTCGAGCCCACGATCGTCACCGACGTGGCCGAGGGCGTGCGGCTGGTCGACGAAGAACAGTTCGGTCCGGCGCTGCCGCTGCTCTCCTACCGGGACGTCGACGACGCGGTCGAGCGCGCGAACGGCACCGAGTTCGGCTTGTCGGGTTCGGTGTGGTCGAACGACGTCGAGCGCGCCACCGATGTCGCGTCGCGGCTCGTGTGCGGCACCGCCTGGGTCAACAAGCACGTCGACATCGTGCCCCACGCGCCCTTTGGTGGGGCGAAGTGGAGCGGCGTCGGCGTCGAGAACGGGCCCTGGGGGCTGCTCGGGTTCACCGAGCTCCAGACCCTCAACGTCGCGAAGGGCTGAACCCGGGGTCAGCCCCGCTCGTCCACGACTGCCGCGACGACCAGGGTGAGTCCGTGCACCGCGCGGACGCGCACCCGTGCGCCGGCGTCGACGGCGTCGTGGTCGGGGCCGAGCTCCGCGCGCCAGCGCTCGGGGCCGATCCGCACGTATCCGCCCGGGTCGAGGCGATCGAGGGCTTCGCCTTCGCGCCCCACCAACAGCTCCGCGGCGTCCGGACCATCTTCGTAGGCCTTGCGCAGCCAGGGGTAGAGCGCGAAGTCCTTCGCCACCCAGCCGAGCCACAAGAGCACCGCCCAATGGAGCGCGAGCCCCCAGCGATCGACGATGAACCAGAGCAACACCGCAGCCAGGGTCCAACCCGGCAGCTCGAGGAGCAGGTAACGGCGGAAGGTCTTGGAGATCATCATCGTGTTTCGGGCCCGAACCCGGATCTAGCCAGTGGAATACCGGACGCCCAGAATCTCGTAGACGATGTCGCCCTTGGGGCGGCGTACGACGACCTCATCGCCTTCGGCCTTGCCGAGCAGCGCCTTCCCGACGGGGGAGTCCATGCTGATGCGCCCGGCCTCGACGTCGAATTCGTCGGGTCCGACGATCTGGTACTCCACCTGGCTGCCGTCTTCGGCCTCGAGGGAGACCCACGCACCGAAGTAGACCTTGCCGTCGCCGCGGTCCCGGGGTTGCACGACCTCGAGTTCGTCGAGGCGCTTGTTCAGGAATTCGAGGCGGCTGTCGATCTCGCGCAGGCGCTTCTTACCGTAGATGTACTCGGCGTTCTCCGATCGGTCGCCCAGGGCCGCCGCTTCACCGACCTCGTGGGCCACCTTCGGACGCTCGACCGACCACAGCTGCTGGTATTCGTCCTGCAGCCGCTGCTCGCCCGCGCGCGTGATGTAGGGCGAGCGCGGCGGGCGCTGCGTGGGGCGCCGGCTCATCGGCGTCGCCTCGCGCGGCGCACGACGCTTCCGGTATTCTCGGCCGTTCCCTGAAACCCCGTCCCACTCGAGGCCTTGGTGCGCATTCGCTCGATTCTCTCCGGACTCGGCTGGCTTGCGGCGATCGCGCTCGGGGCCGCTCTGGCGACCCCGGGAGCGCCCGCTGGCGCCGAGGGCGGGGCGCACCGGCTGCTCCTCGCGACCACCACGAGTTTCCGCGACTCGGGTCTGCTCGACCGCCTGTTGCCGCTGTTTCGCGAGCGTACCGGAATCGAAGTCCAGGTGGTGGCGGTGGGCACCGGGGCCGCGCTGCGCATGGGAGCCGA
This genomic interval from Myxococcota bacterium contains the following:
- a CDS encoding aldehyde dehydrogenase family protein; this translates as MHTLTIDGKAVAGAGAREVINPATGAAFAQAPDCSRAQLDEAMESAQAAFGPWSRDEQARRQALRDCAAALRAAAPEAGRVLTQEQGKPLQKAIGEFMGSAVWFDFTAGLEIPVEVVQDDEKARIEVRRRPLGVVGAITPWNFPVLLGVWKIAPALLAGNTVVIKPSPYTPLSTLVLGEILRDVLPPGVLNVVSGGDELGAWITEHPIPRKISFTGSVATGKRVAAAAAPDLKRLTLELGGNDAAILLPDVDPGAVAERLFWGAFENSGQICSAVKRVFVHEDRLADVRDALTDIARGVVVGDGLDAASQIGPINNAPQFERVCELLEDAKAAGATIHGSGARSGDGYFFEPTIVTDVAEGVRLVDEEQFGPALPLLSYRDVDDAVERANGTEFGLSGSVWSNDVERATDVASRLVCGTAWVNKHVDIVPHAPFGGAKWSGVGVENGPWGLLGFTELQTLNVAKG
- a CDS encoding NfeD family protein encodes the protein MMISKTFRRYLLLELPGWTLAAVLLWFIVDRWGLALHWAVLLWLGWVAKDFALYPWLRKAYEDGPDAAELLVGREGEALDRLDPGGYVRIGPERWRAELGPDHDAVDAGARVRVRAVHGLTLVVAAVVDERG
- the greB gene encoding transcription elongation factor GreB, with the protein product MSRRPTQRPPRSPYITRAGEQRLQDEYQQLWSVERPKVAHEVGEAAALGDRSENAEYIYGKKRLREIDSRLEFLNKRLDELEVVQPRDRGDGKVYFGAWVSLEAEDGSQVEYQIVGPDEFDVEAGRISMDSPVGKALLGKAEGDEVVVRRPKGDIVYEILGVRYSTG